In Clostridium sp. JN-1, one genomic interval encodes:
- a CDS encoding alpha/beta hydrolase has product MLSKITKILRRVLAVILTLLIVMCIVGQVRKYIERNDVKPLGTLVEVDGKKIHVYSEGEGKKTIVLMPGLGSTAPSVDFKPLINELKNDFKVVVVEPFGYGFSDETSKERSVENIVGETRMALKKAKIEGPYILMPHSISGVYAEYYAAVYPKEVEAIVMLDTTLVKASLEESDKVDLSIGKKQFMLAAVENFLGVDRMYYNSIYKDEKCFSQSDKKDLVKMGVQNPFNKTMENEVTMILKNCETVNKTKMPKDLPILKFISIKSMKDINNVKYTNIINKNLEEFKEYTKFCYFPLEGGHYIYYTKSKDIGKETREFLSKYSN; this is encoded by the coding sequence ATGCTTAGCAAAATAACAAAGATATTAAGAAGAGTTCTTGCTGTCATATTAACATTGTTAATAGTTATGTGTATAGTAGGTCAAGTACGAAAATATATTGAAAGGAATGATGTTAAACCTTTAGGTACATTGGTGGAGGTTGATGGTAAAAAGATACATGTATATTCAGAGGGGGAAGGAAAGAAAACCATTGTTTTAATGCCTGGTTTAGGAAGTACTGCACCTTCAGTTGATTTTAAACCTTTAATTAATGAATTAAAAAATGACTTTAAAGTAGTTGTTGTAGAACCTTTTGGCTACGGTTTTAGTGATGAAACTTCCAAAGAAAGAAGTGTAGAAAATATTGTAGGTGAAACTAGAATGGCTTTGAAGAAAGCAAAGATTGAGGGACCATACATACTTATGCCCCATTCTATATCAGGAGTATATGCTGAGTATTATGCAGCTGTTTATCCTAAAGAAGTGGAAGCAATTGTTATGTTAGATACAACACTAGTTAAGGCAAGTTTGGAGGAATCAGACAAGGTTGATTTATCCATTGGTAAAAAGCAATTTATGTTAGCAGCTGTGGAAAACTTTTTAGGCGTTGATAGGATGTACTATAATAGCATTTATAAAGATGAAAAATGCTTTTCGCAAAGTGATAAAAAGGACTTAGTTAAAATGGGAGTTCAAAATCCCTTTAACAAAACCATGGAAAATGAAGTTACCATGATATTAAAGAATTGTGAAACTGTAAATAAAACTAAAATGCCAAAGGACCTCCCTATACTTAAATTTATTTCAATTAAATCTATGAAAGATATAAATAATGTGAAGTATACAAATATAATAAATAAAAATTTGGAGGAATTTAAGGAATATACTAAGTTTTGTTACTTTCCTTTAGAAGGAGGACATTATATTTACTATACAAAATCAAAGGATATTGGAAAAGAAACTAGAGAGTTTTTAAGTAAATATTCTAATTGA
- a CDS encoding ABC transporter ATP-binding protein produces MKKIIEVSRLTKDYGRLTNKHKVLKEIDIEINEGEFISIMGPSGSGKTTFLNIMSTIDKGTSGKVIIDGRDVNNLKGEELAEFRRDIIGFVFQDFNLLDSMTIRDNIALPLTLNNEKLEIILERTDKLTKLLGIEKHLDKYPYELSGGQKQRAAICRALITSPKVVFADEPTGALDSKASVEVLECFENINKTYNTTIVMVTHDARAASYADRVVFLKDGSISGELQSSGIRSDMFKRILNMTAIMGGEKDELF; encoded by the coding sequence ATGAAAAAAATTATAGAGGTATCAAGGTTAACTAAGGATTATGGAAGATTAACCAATAAACATAAGGTGTTAAAAGAAATAGATATAGAAATTAATGAGGGAGAATTTATTAGTATAATGGGACCTTCAGGATCAGGAAAGACTACTTTTTTAAATATTATGTCCACAATAGATAAGGGAACTTCAGGAAAAGTTATAATTGATGGCAGGGATGTAAACAATCTAAAAGGAGAGGAACTAGCTGAATTTAGAAGAGATATAATTGGTTTTGTTTTTCAAGATTTTAATTTGTTAGATAGTATGACAATAAGAGATAACATAGCACTACCACTTACACTAAATAACGAAAAGTTAGAGATAATATTAGAAAGAACTGATAAACTTACAAAGCTTTTAGGTATAGAAAAACATTTAGATAAATACCCTTATGAACTTTCAGGAGGGCAAAAGCAGAGGGCGGCAATCTGCAGAGCATTAATTACATCTCCAAAGGTGGTTTTTGCAGATGAGCCAACAGGTGCTTTGGATTCTAAGGCCTCTGTAGAAGTTCTTGAGTGTTTTGAAAATATAAATAAAACTTATAATACTACAATTGTAATGGTAACTCATGATGCCAGGGCTGCGAGTTATGCAGATAGAGTAGTATTTTTGAAAGATGGGAGTATAAGCGGTGAGCTACAAAGCAGTGGAATAAGAAGTGACATGTTTAAAAGGATTCTTAATATGACAGCAATAATGGGAGGGGAAAAAGATGAACTGTTTTAA
- a CDS encoding ABC transporter permease yields the protein MNCFKLSYKLFKDNIRIYKLYLLITTVSVAAFYNFLAIKNNDAFISISERFQAASTVSISCGFILACTVIYFIFNADKFFILNRQKETALYMLMGVTQSKISQVFVIESLFIGFLSISSGLVFGIILSKLFFMLLAKSIHLKIEAPFTISLNSIYIVILVFPCIFAIVAYKKYRIVKRSKLIDMINATRKKEELPNLRHFKGILGVILILAGYLAAVMVKRWEIDLMLSSIAALLCVSIGTYFFFGSFMSIVFDKIMKNKKLVYKKVRLLSISNVYFRLKDNYRNLAMTTMLCAAAITAFGLSLSFKEIAERENIKEAPYSFCYETYDENSKKKIAEIIKKAKINENRFILGKVNYKSYPKKVDYNYEAIIISYSTLKKNLEFLNYKVQDTIEPRGKEAVFISSATTLASPFNLVKKEIEINGKDYIIKVQKDIPFTGIMDKLGLKNIYVLEDGEYEKVKAGFKERALNCVQIRKDQDLNRLIYNIRQAVFSGTVYPNINEHTWDYYAIEIFHFLGMVMSIIFILSTFSTIYFKILEDAFMDREQYITLKKIGMTKKEVKKSVYTQVAISFILPGSIAILHSIVAMKMLEQIMSFYFNLQLSISLGIYSITMILFYIFISNSYANMVYEEGENNA from the coding sequence ATGAACTGTTTTAAACTTTCCTATAAGCTTTTTAAAGATAATATAAGAATATATAAACTTTATTTACTCATTACTACTGTATCTGTTGCAGCTTTTTATAACTTTTTAGCAATAAAAAATAATGATGCGTTTATATCAATAAGTGAAAGGTTTCAGGCAGCAAGCACAGTTAGTATTTCTTGTGGATTTATTTTAGCATGTACAGTAATATATTTTATTTTTAATGCGGACAAGTTTTTTATATTAAATAGACAGAAAGAGACAGCCTTATATATGTTAATGGGGGTTACACAATCAAAAATCAGTCAAGTGTTTGTCATAGAAAGCTTGTTTATTGGATTCTTATCAATATCAAGTGGTCTTGTATTTGGAATAATATTATCTAAATTATTTTTTATGCTTTTAGCTAAATCAATTCATTTAAAGATTGAGGCACCTTTCACAATATCATTAAATTCTATTTATATAGTAATCTTAGTATTCCCTTGCATTTTTGCAATAGTAGCTTACAAAAAATATAGAATAGTAAAAAGAAGTAAGTTAATAGATATGATCAATGCTACAAGGAAAAAAGAGGAACTTCCCAATTTAAGACATTTTAAAGGAATTTTAGGAGTAATATTAATCTTGGCAGGATATTTAGCTGCTGTAATGGTTAAAAGATGGGAAATAGATTTAATGCTTTCCTCTATAGCAGCTTTGCTATGCGTTTCAATTGGAACTTACTTTTTCTTTGGAAGTTTCATGTCAATAGTTTTTGATAAAATAATGAAAAATAAAAAATTAGTATATAAAAAGGTTAGATTATTAAGCATTTCTAATGTGTATTTTAGGCTTAAAGATAATTATAGAAACCTGGCAATGACAACAATGTTATGTGCAGCAGCAATAACAGCCTTTGGATTAAGTTTATCTTTCAAAGAAATTGCAGAAAGAGAGAATATAAAGGAAGCACCCTATAGTTTTTGTTATGAAACTTATGATGAAAATTCAAAGAAGAAAATAGCAGAAATAATTAAAAAAGCTAAAATTAATGAAAATAGATTTATATTAGGGAAAGTTAACTATAAAAGCTATCCTAAAAAAGTAGATTACAATTATGAGGCAATAATAATAAGCTATTCAACTTTAAAAAAGAACTTAGAATTCTTAAATTATAAGGTGCAAGATACTATTGAACCTAGAGGAAAAGAAGCTGTTTTCATATCAAGTGCAACAACTTTAGCATCTCCCTTTAACCTTGTGAAAAAAGAAATAGAGATAAATGGTAAGGATTATATTATAAAAGTGCAAAAAGATATTCCTTTTACTGGAATTATGGATAAGTTAGGATTAAAAAATATATATGTATTAGAAGATGGCGAATATGAAAAGGTAAAGGCAGGTTTTAAGGAAAGAGCTTTAAACTGTGTTCAAATAAGGAAAGATCAAGATTTAAACCGGTTAATATATAATATAAGACAAGCAGTATTTTCAGGAACGGTATATCCCAATATCAATGAGCATACCTGGGACTATTATGCGATTGAAATATTCCATTTTCTTGGTATGGTAATGTCCATAATATTTATACTTTCAACATTCAGTACAATATATTTTAAAATATTAGAGGATGCATTTATGGATAGGGAGCAGTATATAACTTTGAAAAAAATAGGAATGACTAAAAAGGAAGTAAAAAAGTCTGTTTATACACAGGTAGCAATATCCTTTATTTTGCCAGGAAGTATAGCAATATTACATAGTATAGTTGCAATGAAGATGTTAGAACAAATAATGAGCTTTTATTTTAATCTTCAATTAAGTATTTCTTTAGGAATATATTCAATTACAATGATTTTATTCTACATTTTCATAAGTAACAGTTATGCAAATATGGTATATGAGGAAGGTGAAAATAATGCTTAG